A stretch of the Mustela lutreola isolate mMusLut2 chromosome 18, mMusLut2.pri, whole genome shotgun sequence genome encodes the following:
- the CLN8 gene encoding protein CLN8, producing MTPGSEGGTAESVFDLDYTSWKVRATLAVAGFAFYLGVFVVCHRLSSSLNATYRTLAAREKVFWDLAATRAVFGVQSTAAGLWALLVDPVLHADKARGQQNWCWFHIATATGFFFFENVAVHLSNALFRTFDLFLAVHHLFAFLGFLGSVVNLGAGHYLAMITLLLEASTPFTCVSWMLLKAGWSDSLLWRLNQWLMVHMFHCRMVLTYHMWWVCLRHWDGLLGSLHRPHLALFLAGLSLLTLVINPYWTHKKTQQLLHPVDWNFAQPAPKSGRPAGANGQVPPKKGQ from the exons ATGACTCCTGGGAGCGAGGGGGGAACGGCAGAGAGCGTCTTCGACCTGGACTACACCTCCTGGAAGGTCCGCGCCACGCTGGCGGTCGCCGGCTTCGCCTTCTACCTGGGTGTCTTCGTGGTCTGTCACCGGCTCTCATCCTCCCTGAACGCCACGTACCGCACTCTGGCGGCCCGAGAGAAGGTCTTCTGGGACCTGGCGGCCACGCGCGCCGTGTTTGGCGTTCAGAGCACGGCGGCGGGCCTGTGGGCCCTGCTGGTGGACCCCGTGCTGCACGCCGACAAGGCCCGTGGCCAGCAGAACTGGTGCTGGTTCCACATCGCCACGGCcactggcttcttcttcttcgaGAATGTGGCGGTTCACCTGTCCAACGCGCTCTTCCGCACGTTTGACTTGTTTCTGGCCGTCCACCATCTCTTCGCCTTCCTTGGCTTTCTGGGCTCCGTGGTGAACCTGGGAGCCGGCCACTACCTGGCGATGATCACGCTGCTGCTGGAGGCCAGCACCCCCTTCACCTGTGTGTCCTGGATGCTCTTAAAG GCCGGCTGGTCAGACTCGCTGCTCTGGAGGCTGAACCAGTGGCTGATGGTGCACATGTTCCACTGCCGCATGGTGCTGACCTACCACATGTGGTGGGTGTGCCTGCGCCACTGGGACGGGCTGCTCGGCAGCCTCCACCGGCCGCACTTGGCGCTCTTCCTGGCCGGGCTCAGCCTGCTCACGCTCGTCATCAACCCCTACTGGACCCACAAGAAGACTCAGCAGCTGCTGCACCCCGTGGACTGGAACTTCGCGCAGCCCGCACCGAAGAGTGGCCGGCCTGCCGGGGCCAATGGCCAGGTGCCACCCAAGAAGGGTCAGTAG